The DNA window CATAAGTTGGAGTGTAATGCTAACTGCTAGTAAAGATAGTGGTATCTTATTTGGAAGTTGCAGTTGAACCAAAGGCTAAGGGTGTCACTCAAGGCCAGTGCATTGTGGTAAACAAATGTTATTTGATATACTTTATTGATTATTAATAACGGACTAGCAAGATACCATACTTGAAAATTAACTAGCCTGTAAACTGTACAAAAATCAGTGTCACCTAATTTTGATTAGTAAAATAAACATTCTGTGCAAACATGAATATGAACTACAGCAGTACAATATTTATTAGCAAGATATATAAAAAGTTCCCTATGCTATTATTGTAATGTACAGTGAAGTATGTACTGTCTACATGAAGTATGTAACCTGACTTTTAGTGGTTAAACACTAGCTTATTTTACAGTATGCAGAATGTTGAAATTGCTCATAtcagtgcaaaaaaacccaagactGAATGTTACTGAGTCTGTAAATAACTCATTCAGTTTCTTCAAAACAACAGAGGCATTTTTAATCTCTCATCTCCACCATCCTTACGTCCCAAATTGTCATTTAAACCAAGGATTGTcagtttgtgtttgtttctcagagagagagagagagagacaaccaTTGGTGTTAAATGCCAACCTAGAGGCAACCATGGTGAAGATAAGAGATGTAAAAATTTTCTCTAATTGATCGTTTGACCCTTATTTTTCTGTAATTGCTAAACTGTAATGTTCTAATTGATCATTTAAACCCTTAAATAGAAATATTCACAAATCTAAGCAGATTTTCAGTGGGTTTAGTGTTAGATTCTTATTACTGTATTCTATATTTCCTGAAATACAGTACCATAACTACTCTGAACTATTCTTTGCTTTTTCCATCTCAATTTATACTCTTAAGAGTCTTTCATATTGTAGGTTTTGTCAAGCCATTACAATAATTGGGTTTTTAAGCCATTATTTAGCACTTGTGTACGATGCAGGATTAAAGTTTTgtagttgtatttttttaatttgtgttaatTTAAAGCCAAATTCAGACATGATTTAAACAGTCACAGATCCATGTCTTCAACAGCAAGTTGAACTGGTTTACACAAGGTATGAATTTAGCATTGAATGTTAAGGGATTGTCTCAAATATATATAAGCAAGGACATTCAGTGAACACCAAAGTTGTCATTAATAGTTCCATATGTAGCTATCTATTATACTATAAACAAGTCTGTAAAATCATGCAGTGTTGTGTATCAAAATTTtgaaacacaaattaaaattgtGCTTCAGAAATTACTTGTAATTTGATCTGTCTGAAAAGAGTCAGGAATCATAAGCAGACTTATGTACTCTAAATTGCATTGACAATTTAGTAGCATGTGCAAATGTTCAGGCTGATCTCTAATTTTCCTGTGCTCTTATACCACTAATATTTCATGCCTTAGATAGTAAAGATATGTTAGAGGGAAAATAgctgaatgttttttaaatgtttcttgaaaCTAGGTAGGTATGGTTGAAACGCTTGAAACTACTTTAACTGCTCATTTTACACAATGATGGATTTTCCTCTACATTTCTCAGATCAGCTAAAATACTAACAAAGGCTGTTGTTGATGAAGAGAACATAGATGACATAATTAAAGATATCATTGATGAAAGCAGCTTTTCCAAAAAAACTGTGGTAAGTAGAGTTCTGAAAAATACTGCATGAAGGGATTCCGTCAGAAAGTTTTCAGAAAAGGGAGTTTCatggaggtttttgtttgtttgttttttaattgtgagAGAGTAGGTGGGTGTAGTGAACTTGGGAGCTCAGGATATGTGAACTGTGCGGAGGTTCAGAGAGCCTGAGAACCAGACTCTCTTCCTCAGTAAGTGGTGCAGCATGGACAAGAAATTATGGaagctaaggcccagatccagaaagggatttaggcattgcaatgcttagCATCGTggtacctaacttttaggcatctaGAAAGACACAGGATcaacactgcaattcacaaagcctgagttaggtaccTGGATTCCCTATACAATCACTGTGGAGATAGAAGCGCCTTGGAATGTGATCACAGAAGCCAATGTGCTAGTCGGGGAGCTGGAAACGCTAGCCCATGGGAAATTCTAAGGAGAGGTGTGTGTCCTAAACCCTACCACTCTgacagagataggcacctatctctgctagcAATCCATGATCAGGGGAACCCACCTCCTGGAGTCAAGtaacttaggttcctaagtagTTTCTTGCAGAAATAAGTTCCACAGAAAATGGCGGGAAGAGGAGAAAGTGatgctgtttattatttttagcaCAGAGGTTAGAGCACTTGCGGATGTGgtagatccaggttcaattcccccctttGCTAAAGGGGGAGGAAGGATTTTAACAGGCATCTCCAACCTGCCAGAAAAATGCCCTAACTACTgagttatgggatattctggtgtgGGGCTCCCCCAGTCTTtccagttgaagctgttccattatgAATAAGTAGTaaaagagtcattggagcaggggaactGGACCTTAGTCTCCCATCTcgcaggtgagtgccctaaccaccaggctacacaGTCATTCTTGCTCTCTTCCTTTCTTTAGCAGGAGAGATTGTGCGAGCCCTGACACATTGCCTAGGGATACCcggggttgtgaggcacctcgctGTCACCTGCCTTATCTATGCCTGCCATGGTAatccccagctcctccagccagaggcaacacaagcactcccctctaggcCTTACAGGCCCCACTGTTACTCTACAGGTTAGTGATAGATACAGTCCAACCTTTGAGCTCTCCAGACGTCTTCCTGGAGTGCCCAGCCCCTGGTCCACTGGCATTGGCAGTTTTCACAGAttcgctgcttccaaagaaacagtactCATCAGCTTACCAATTCTATCTCGTATCACCTCTCCACTCAATACACAGCCTTTCGATATACTTGATTTCACTGTGAacataagtttatttaacaaagcacagattcaagtaatagcaagtagtagtactggaaacaaatgtttacatataaaataaagttaTAATGCATTCTTGAGCCTAGACTTTTTTACCAAGATACTCTCATGTCTTGTTGACTTTggctcacccaaaatccttgcaGCGCTTTTTAGCCAGCTTAGCTGTGATACTCCTTCCATGAGATAAGTATGCTGTCCTCATGCCCTCACCCCCCAGTTATATCAGTCCCattctttgtctttattcatagacAGGGCATTCCTGCTCATTGTTTCGTCCTGTGAATTTCCTCTCTTGTAGATTTCAAAATCTCTTTTTTTGTCTgtggctcagtatgcaaataggccTACATTGTGAGCCATACCATACACAAATGACCAGCCAAGGGTGATAGGTATCTGCTGCCTCCTGTCTGAAAGGAAAATTTTTGTGGTGTTTCACCTCCTGGTGACCGTCCTTAACTCTACGACCTTAAcaacataaattttaaaatagatacataactccttaaatattatccgcACATACTTTTTACAATGATGACAGTGAtcagtgggctactggctcttggtagagacctcacatgccaccctttggtgaactGTTATGCTTATATCCAACCCAGGGGATCCTTGTAAAACCCTATGCACCCACTGTGCCTTCTGCCATTTGGCACCAAGAAGTCCCTGGGTTATAAGCCcaatatcagaatatcccataactcAGTGGATAAACCCTAGATGAGCTGCTATTAGGGAAAACTTCAAAACTTTCAATTAAATGGTCTTGTACTTTCCAATTTCTTTTTCTGTCATTACCAAGATATTTGTCTAAATAGAAGCTTTCTCTTCTTCAGTCTATGTCCTTCCACCATTTTATTAAAGTTGCTGTCTGGTGTGCTAGTGTTTCATGGAAACATTGTCTGGTGGTTAGCATACAGAACTGGGAATCAGAGTTAAATTCCTAGCTATGCATTTACTGTATGACTATGGGCGAGTCACTTAGGCTTTAATTTTTAAGTGTGTCTACTAATTTTCAATGCCACACGTGAGACATCTAggatgtgctttaaaaaaagggggggggtgctgagcacccacaattccagtTGGATAGATTTGAAAGATGTACATTTTCATTTCAAGTTATTTGATTACTATCCTGGGCCAGATCATTattcccacctaccccccaacACCCAAATATATTTGTATGGAGAGGGGTGGAATCTGCTGCCTCCATTGCATGGGGTTTTCACAGAGCCCTCTGCAGAGTGGGGGAATCTGCATTTGGGGAGGAAATTGGATGAGTATAGGTGTATTATGAGCCTGGTTCCCTATCTACCCATGGGTGGATCTGCTAAAATTGTGATGCCTTTTGAGAAGAGCCAAATCACCGTGATGAGCAACTTGCAGTTTTTCTACCCTCATTCCAGTTTCCATCAGAGAGATTTCTGGCCCTTGCTTCTTAAGCAAAACTGAATGGCTGTGTATGTTGCTGTAATGCTGcctcattctctctttcttttgaaATAGAAACTGAAATATAAATCTGCAAGTCCCACATCCGAAAGAAATAGCGCTTCCATTCAGGCTCATGGTAAAAGGTACGTGAAGAGTGCTGAACTGAATACACAAGTGTGTAAATTCTATAATCAGTCTAGTAATGTCTACTATTTAAACTATGATGACACTGAATTACAAAGGAACTAAGTATTTAGGGGAGCTTTCATAGGAGAAAGGACAAATAATTCAGCGTTTTGTGACTCCAAAGAGCAAAGGAagtttttcattcatttaatagattcatagattcgaAGGTCAGAagaggccattgtgatcatctaatctgacttcctatataacacaggccatagaacctcccccaacataattcctttttgaatgtttaaaaaaatccaatcttgatttaaaaattgccccgATGGAGAAACCATCATAACCCtcggtaagttgttccaatggttaattaccatttaaaaacttacaccttatttccattctgaatttgtctagcttcagcttccagccattggagcttgttatacctttgtctgctagattgaagagctcattatcaaatagctgttccccatgtaggtacttttaGCCTGTGATCAAATCTCCCCTTAggcttctctttgttaagataaacagattgagctccttgagtctatcagtaTAAGGCATGTTGTCTATAATGCTAAATTAAAGTACTAAAGATTACTGCAGTTATAAATAATCTTCTGCCACATAAAAAAGCATTAACAGTTCAAAATTAATGTTCTGTTTTacttttctgtgtttattttaagTCCCTATACTATTTGGTGAACACGTTGCCCATAGTAGAGTGTTTCTGTGACTCTTGCTTATGCCCACGTTGAAAAACTTTTAATTCTTGTATGCTCCTGGATGTTCAACATAAGTCCAATAAAGTAacacttattttataattactgTGCTTTACAATTCTAATGAAAATAATGGACTTGCTGAAAAGGTACACGTGCTCATTGGAGCATGACAGACTAGGTCAAATCAACTTAGGTTATTATTATGCTACTTTTCCCAAATGACTTTAACTTATTTTACTATTTCTCTGTTGAATTCATGTAGCTGTTGTCCAGTGTATCTTGGTGGAAGCTCTACACCAGGTGGTATAGGAACAAATATTTCACAGAGGTAGGAAATCTGAAATCTGAAAGATACTGCTCTATTACATATGGTTTATTTCATGAGCGTGTTTTCGAGACTCTTGAGAGCTTATCTGCTCAATATTGACACTAAAGATTCTATAGCCCTTTTTATAAAAGTAGGGTGTCCCCAGCTCTTATGGTATCAGCATTTCATTAGTTCTGCAGTCATAGTTATCCAGCCGAAGCCAGACttggatttttaatttaaaaaaaaatcaattcaagtTTCAGACCATCTTTAGACATTTTAAGGAAGGAAAAAGCATGCCAGGCAACCTTTGCAGGTTACCTTTGTTACCTTTgcaggtaacattttaaaaaattaacccaTCAACTTACAGCAAGTCACAAGAAATTTCAGGCCAAAGGGAATTTCCTTCTAAAtcatgtttttaaagtgcttataacAAACAGTGTCTTCAGAACCAgaattatgggccagatcttgaCTCCTAGGCTAAGGATTTGCACAGGGATTTTATGTGGGAGACCGAATCTTTCCCTGTAAAGCCACTTTGGTGCCAACTAGCTTCAGCTGTGTATGTGACCTTTACACCCCTTACCTCAAAAGACAATTTTGTTTAATAGAACTGCTTAGTTGTGGTTACACAAGTGATGCAGCCACTCAAACTTGCTTAGAGAGAGGAATTGTGGAGTGTTGCGCCTTAGTGTGCAGGGAAAGCAGTCTTCCGCAGTGGCCTTTTCCAGTGTGACCTTTAACAGTGTATCTGTAGCAGTTCAGCTGCTTTTGAGCCCTGTGCTGCATATTATCCTACTGCACTGCACTAGCATAGCTCTACAATCTAGTAGCCTAAATGTAGTCTTCCGTATTTTTCATCAGGAAAAATTGACAGTCTAGCCcaagagttctcaaacttcattgcatcgtgatcctcttctgacaacaaaaattactacaagacCCCAGGAGccggggactgaagcctgagcctgcccaagccccactgccctgggcagggggccaaagctgaactGCAAGGGCTTCAGCCCTCGTGAGGCTGAAAAccgccctgccacccagggcagtgggactCAGTCTTCGACTTAGGCCCCAGACCCgtagcaagtctaacaccagccctggcaaccccattaaaaaggggacatgacccactttggggtcacaacccacagtttaagaactgctGATCTAGCCTAAAAATCGTTGTGAAAATATAAGCTTTTAAAATACCAGCATTCTCTACTATTAAATAATTTACCTAATACACTTAAATTGCAGTATTACTATCCATTTTTCCCCAAGggttttaaaactgaaaaggcTATCTTCAGATTAGTTGGCAAACACAAAATCAGTCTCTTAATgcgttttttgttgtttaaagtaGAGCAGTATGTTCATAAACTCCTTTATattatggtcctgatcctgcagttcttacatGAATAGTCCTAAAAGCCCCAACGTGGTAAGGTACTTAAACACATGTGGACCTTTAAGCCAGGAGTAGTCCCACTGGAAGTTACACGTACAGGCCATCCTGCTGAGGCCAGTAGAACTGCTCATACAAGTGAGGGTTTGCAGGGTCAGGCTGGTAGTGGAAACAGTATATTGTATAAAAAATATATTGAGAAAGCCTTAGAACTTGCAGATGAAAAATCCAACTGTAAGGACATAGATCCGTGACTAAACATAGGAATCTTATAAGGGCTTAGGTTACTAGTGAGTACATCTAAGTTGGGAATGAAGGGAAATAAAACTGAGGACCAAATAGAAAACCACTGGCGTATGACCTTTTAATATATGGATTTCTcttcaaaaagttaaaattattactttttcTCTTGTAAATGTTATAGTAAGAAATGACAGCACTGCCTTAAGTTAGGGTTGCCTAAAACTTTCCAatataagaccctgtttttggTTGTGAAGCTAACTATTTAggctgaatgacaggtttcagagtagcagccgtgttagtctgtattcgcaaaaagaaaagtagtacttgtggcaccttagagactaacaaatttattagagcataagctttcgtgagctacagctcacgtgagctgtagctcacgaaagcttatgctctaataaatttgttagtctctaaggtgccacaagtactccttttctttttatttaggctgaagttttccatactGAATGTCTGCCTctgcttgaattttttttattttttttattaaagtttagAAAAAATAgtttagccatttctgagaacaagggaaaataactttttttagtATTTGGCAAAACAGGTTCACCATTTTGCTGAGCTCTAATGCCTCCATAATTCAGAGCATGGTCTCTAAATGTTTCTGGGTGTGGGGAATGGTCCCGGTAGGGTCAGAGAGGTACCTTTGCTGCCTCTGTAAACGTCCACCCAAGCTTGCCAGGCACTACAACTGAGATCAGGGAgactctctcctgtgctcttatTGCTCCCCTGCTGGTGCCTAGGCAGTGTGGAAGAGGAATCAGCCTGTTTCGAGTGCTGAGGAATGAGAAGCAGAGGGAATAGCCAGGGATAAGAAATTGGGACCCTGCTTAGGGAGGGGAACAGGGGCAGATGGAGATAGAAATAGCACCCCTGGGAGAGGAAGACATGGTTGGGGACTGGGATCGAAGAGTCTGTAACAGCTAGAGATCACTCTCCTCCAGAAcctggagcagaacccaggagtctgaaTTCCCTACAGACCTCTATTGTTAGCATACGTTTGTGAAGCCTGCTGACAAACTATGTGTCTCATCCTCTTCTGGCTGTCCTGCAGATAGCCGCCTAAAACTATTAGTATCACCAGTTAGTtattctgttagctcaagtgaGAGTGTTCTGTGCTGTGTGTCTAAAGAGTCCAAATGTGGAGGTGAGTATGGATGGAATTTGTTTGTTCagtttgcttaaaaaaacccagtaaattacatgcaaaaaactatgttaagagAACGTTatggttgtaaagtcaagcatttatttatttctattcccATACAATATATGGTCCCATACCTTATTTACTATGTACCATCCAAATCTGCACTGAATACAGATTTATTAATTCCTTTACAGACTTTTTTAGACacttatcaccatggtatctgaatgcttcacaaacatcatCCTttacaacacccttgtgaggggAGGTGGTGGTATTCttgtttttacagatggggaaccgaggcacagagagattaaaaccAACATTATCAGAAGTGTCTACCAATTGtaagtgcccaacttgagacacctagagtctgatttttcagagaaattAGAATTGCATAGCATTTTGTATGTTTAAAGAacagctcccattaacatcagttgtagctctgagtgctcagcacttctgcagattaggcacccagaaaatgaggaacacacaatagCCACCTGTGAAATTTTTGGTttaaggcagtgtttcccaaacttgggacaccgcttgttcagggaaagccgctggcaggccaggccagtttgcttacctgccgggtccgcaggttcggccgatcgcggctcccactggccgcagtttgccactccaggccaatgagggctgcaggaagtggcggccagtacgtccctcggcccgtgccgcttcccgcagctcccattggtctgcaactgcgaaccgcggccagtgggagctgcaatcggccgaacctgcagacgcggcaggtaaacaaaccggcccatcctgccaggggctttcccttaacaagcagcgtcccaagtttgggaaacactggtttaAGGGATATACTCAGCATCACAGAGGAAAACTCTGGCAAAGGCGGGCATAGAATCCAGGGAAGCATTTCACTTCCTTAGCCATGAGATGATCCCTTCTCTATCTACAATCctttgcctcattcactacacaccttccaccTTCACCCTCCAAATGAGGCAGGAGTTGAGACAACAGCCTACATAAACTATATTAACCTAGTTAGTTCCCAGCGCATCATCCAGcttatgcactgaatgaggcagtggaAAGTATGGTATGGGCTCATgtaattaaaatatgtagaatacCTGTGCATGAGAGGGCACTTTAGTTCTGGAATTTTGTAACTTTTGAGCACTTGATTTTGAAATCTTAATATATCTTTGTAATAAATCACTGATATTTGATTATTTTACTTTGAACAGAACATGTGATCAGCTACGGTGTACTGCCTGCGATTTCCATGTGTCTCATTACAATGACTATCAGTGGGATAAGTCATGTGATTATCTCTTTTTCAGGTATGCCTCAGGTAGACTTGAAATTAGTATTTGGGGTAATATGCTTatcaaaaatgtacattttaatagATAAAGAACCATATTTATTGCTGGCATAATCAGGTGGTGTTCCATGTAAATCAGTGTCATTTTCACTAGTGATGAATTTGGCCTCTTGTGTTCTACTGCAGCGTGTCTCATTcatgaataaagaaaaaatatgacTGTCCTTATGTATATTTGCCACCATGTTTTGGATGACAGACTTATTGCTTCTgtcaggtttttttctctccactgTTAAGTACTATGCTCATGCTATGTATATAAGCTGTACAGTGAGACTTAAGCAGTTTAAaagcctttgttttaaaaatgtagaagCTTG is part of the Dermochelys coriacea isolate rDerCor1 chromosome 2, rDerCor1.pri.v4, whole genome shotgun sequence genome and encodes:
- the CFAP418 gene encoding protein C8orf37 homolog, which gives rise to MADDLDALLDEVETKFCRLQARGAAGKRDRGGGEEAAGERDRSAKILTKAVVDEENIDDIIKDIIDESSFSKKTVKLKYKSASPTSERNSASIQAHGKSCCPVYLGGSSTPGGIGTNISQRTCDQLRCTACDFHVSHYNDYQWDKSCDYLFFRNNMPELSKLRAKMIKKKGSRAYACQCSWRSIDELTDLRKDRLLRWVCGKHVE